A portion of the Intestinibacillus sp. Marseille-P6563 genome contains these proteins:
- the rpoB gene encoding DNA-directed RNA polymerase subunit beta, protein MVKDVQHGKTTRKSFAKIEEILEMPNLIEVQKKSYQWFLTDGLREVFEDVSSITDYTGNLELSFLDYTLEDEPKYSVEECKARDATYACPLKVRMRLHNKETGEIKEQEIFMGDFPRMTDSGTFIINGAERAIVSQIVRSPGVYYGRELDKTDKAILSATVIPYRGAWLEYETDVNDVFYVRIDKNRKIPITSFIRAIGVKTDAEILEMFGEDERILATLDRDPSKTVEEALIEIYKKMRPGEPPSVESATSLMNAMFFDMRRYDISAVGRYKYNKKLNIARRIVGRKMLTPVVDPMTGEILAEEGEILTRDKARLIAQRGVHGVIVESAEGKPVKVFGNGMVDIGDFSDYTGFTAEELGIKEKVRFVILKEIIESGVSGEDMKKAIHDRMIDLIPKTIIVDDMLASICYLLNIGNGIGTTDDIDHLGNRRLRCVGELLQNQFRIGFSRMERVIRERMTIQDLDIVTPQSLINIRPVTAAIKEFFGSSPLSQFMDQNNPLAELTHKRRMSALGPGGLSRDRASFEVRDVHYSHYGRLCPIETPEGPNIGLISYLATYARINDFGFIEAPYRIIDKENGRVTDEVQYMTADVEDEYIVCQATEPIDENGYLINDRVTCRMRDEFVEVDRKDVDLMDVSPRMMVSVATAFIPFLEHDDANRALMGANMQRQAVPLLKTEAPVVATGMEYKAAVDSGTIPLAEGDGVVTRSTAREVSVLYDNGQEKTYHLTKFLRSNQSTCINMRPIVDLGERVKCGDVLADGPSTDKGEIALGKNALIGFMTWEGYNYEDAVLLNERLVRDDVYTSIHIEEYESESRDTKLGPEEITRDVPNVGEDALRDLDERGIIRVGAEVHAGDILVGKVTPKGETELTAEERLLRAIFGEKAREVRDTSLRAPHGESGIVVDVKVFTRENGDELSPGVNMVVRVYIAQKRKISVGDKMAGRHGNKGVVSRILPQEDMPFLEDGTPLDIVLNPLGVPSRMNIGQVLEVHLGFAAKKLGWKIETPVFDGATLDDIKETLVAAGVNEDGKSVLYDGRTGEQFHNRVTVGYMYYLKLHHLVDDKIHARSTGPYSLVTQQPLGGKAQFGGQRFGEMEVWALEAYGAAYTLQEILTVKSDDITGRVKTYEAIVKGHNVPQPGVPESFKVLVKELQSLCLDIKVLDENMEVIELADDEDDEEEIGRPMAEAPAVGTDEEFSAAGFGINDAEEGDTDLDAFDSASGAEDDTFADEDNYGDGDFDM, encoded by the coding sequence ATGGTCAAAGACGTACAGCATGGCAAAACCACACGAAAGAGCTTCGCGAAGATCGAAGAGATCCTCGAGATGCCCAACCTCATCGAGGTGCAGAAGAAGTCGTATCAGTGGTTTCTGACCGACGGCCTGCGCGAGGTTTTTGAGGATGTGTCCTCGATCACCGACTACACCGGCAACCTGGAGCTTTCCTTCCTCGACTACACGCTCGAGGACGAGCCCAAGTACAGCGTTGAGGAGTGCAAGGCGCGCGATGCCACATACGCCTGCCCGCTCAAGGTGCGCATGCGCCTGCACAACAAGGAGACGGGCGAGATCAAGGAGCAGGAGATCTTCATGGGCGACTTCCCGCGTATGACCGACTCGGGCACCTTTATCATCAACGGCGCCGAACGCGCCATCGTTTCCCAGATCGTCCGTTCGCCGGGCGTATACTACGGCCGCGAGCTCGACAAGACCGATAAGGCGATCTTGTCGGCAACCGTTATCCCGTATCGCGGCGCGTGGCTGGAATACGAAACCGATGTCAACGACGTATTCTATGTCCGCATCGATAAAAACCGCAAAATCCCGATCACCTCGTTCATCCGCGCCATCGGCGTCAAGACCGATGCCGAGATCCTCGAGATGTTCGGCGAAGATGAGCGCATCCTGGCGACCCTGGACCGCGACCCGTCCAAGACCGTCGAAGAAGCGCTGATCGAAATCTATAAGAAGATGCGTCCGGGCGAGCCGCCGTCTGTCGAGTCGGCTACCAGCCTGATGAACGCGATGTTCTTCGACATGCGCCGCTACGACATTTCGGCAGTCGGCCGCTACAAGTACAACAAGAAGCTCAACATTGCCCGCCGCATCGTAGGCCGCAAGATGCTCACCCCGGTCGTTGACCCCATGACCGGCGAGATCCTCGCCGAAGAGGGCGAGATCCTGACCCGCGACAAGGCGCGTCTGATCGCGCAGCGCGGCGTCCATGGCGTCATCGTGGAATCGGCCGAAGGCAAGCCGGTCAAGGTGTTCGGCAACGGCATGGTTGACATCGGCGACTTCTCCGATTACACCGGCTTTACCGCCGAAGAGCTGGGCATCAAGGAAAAGGTCCGCTTCGTGATTTTGAAGGAGATCATCGAGTCGGGCGTTTCGGGCGAGGACATGAAGAAGGCCATCCATGACCGCATGATCGACCTCATCCCGAAGACCATCATCGTCGACGACATGCTGGCCTCCATCTGCTACCTGCTCAACATCGGCAACGGCATCGGCACCACCGACGACATCGACCACCTGGGCAACCGCCGTCTGCGCTGCGTGGGCGAATTGCTCCAGAACCAGTTCCGCATCGGCTTTAGCCGTATGGAGCGCGTCATCCGCGAGCGCATGACCATCCAGGACCTGGACATCGTTACCCCGCAGTCGCTCATCAACATCCGCCCGGTGACCGCGGCCATCAAGGAATTCTTCGGTTCTTCGCCGCTGTCCCAGTTCATGGACCAGAACAACCCGCTGGCCGAACTGACCCACAAGCGCCGTATGTCCGCGCTGGGTCCTGGCGGTCTGTCGCGTGACCGCGCATCCTTCGAAGTGCGCGACGTACACTATTCGCACTATGGTCGTCTGTGCCCGATCGAGACCCCTGAAGGTCCGAACATCGGTCTGATCTCCTACCTGGCGACCTATGCCCGCATCAACGACTTTGGCTTCATCGAAGCGCCCTACCGCATCATCGATAAGGAAAATGGCCGCGTAACCGATGAAGTACAGTATATGACCGCGGACGTCGAGGACGAATACATCGTCTGCCAGGCCACCGAGCCGATCGACGAAAACGGCTACCTTATCAACGACCGTGTCACCTGCCGTATGCGCGACGAGTTCGTCGAAGTTGACCGCAAGGACGTTGACCTGATGGACGTTTCGCCCCGCATGATGGTTTCGGTTGCGACCGCATTCATTCCGTTCCTCGAGCACGACGACGCAAACCGTGCACTCATGGGCGCGAACATGCAGCGTCAGGCTGTGCCGCTCCTCAAGACCGAGGCGCCGGTCGTTGCCACCGGTATGGAATACAAGGCCGCAGTTGACTCGGGCACCATCCCGCTGGCCGAGGGCGACGGCGTTGTTACCCGTTCGACCGCCCGCGAGGTTTCGGTCCTGTACGACAACGGCCAGGAAAAGACCTATCACCTGACCAAGTTCCTGCGTTCCAACCAGTCGACCTGTATCAACATGCGTCCGATCGTCGATTTGGGCGAGCGGGTCAAGTGCGGCGACGTGCTGGCCGACGGCCCGTCGACCGATAAGGGCGAGATCGCGCTCGGTAAGAACGCGCTGATCGGCTTTATGACCTGGGAAGGTTACAACTACGAGGACGCCGTTCTGCTCAACGAACGTCTGGTTCGTGACGACGTGTATACCTCGATTCACATTGAAGAATACGAATCCGAATCCCGTGACACCAAGCTCGGGCCGGAAGAGATCACCCGCGACGTGCCCAACGTCGGTGAAGATGCTCTGCGCGATCTGGACGAGCGCGGCATCATCCGTGTGGGCGCCGAAGTACACGCGGGCGATATCCTGGTCGGTAAGGTTACGCCCAAGGGCGAAACCGAACTGACTGCCGAAGAGCGCCTGCTGCGCGCCATCTTCGGTGAAAAGGCGCGCGAAGTACGTGACACTTCGCTGCGTGCACCGCACGGCGAAAGCGGTATCGTCGTAGACGTCAAGGTCTTTACCCGTGAAAACGGCGACGAACTGTCCCCGGGCGTCAACATGGTTGTTCGTGTCTATATCGCCCAGAAGCGTAAGATTTCGGTCGGCGATAAGATGGCGGGCCGCCATGGTAACAAGGGTGTCGTTTCGCGCATCCTGCCGCAGGAGGATATGCCCTTCCTGGAAGACGGCACGCCGCTCGACATCGTGCTCAACCCCCTGGGCGTACCGAGCCGTATGAACATCGGTCAGGTGCTCGAAGTGCATCTGGGCTTTGCGGCTAAGAAGCTGGGCTGGAAGATCGAGACCCCGGTCTTCGACGGCGCGACCCTGGACGACATCAAGGAAACCCTGGTTGCCGCTGGCGTCAACGAGGACGGTAAGAGCGTCCTGTACGACGGCCGTACCGGCGAACAGTTCCACAACCGCGTTACCGTCGGTTATATGTATTACCTCAAGCTGCACCATCTGGTCGACGATAAGATTCACGCCCGTTCGACCGGTCCGTACTCGCTCGTCACCCAGCAGCCGCTCGGTGGTAAGGCGCAGTTCGGCGGCCAGCGCTTCGGCGAAATGGAAGTTTGGGCGCTCGAAGCATACGGCGCCGCTTACACCCTGCAGGAAATCCTGACCGTCAAGTCGGACGATATTACCGGCCGTGTCAAGACCTACGAGGCCATCGTCAAGGGCCACAACGTGCCGCAGCCGGGCGTACCCGAATCCTTCAAGGTTCTGGTCAAGGAACTGCAGTCGCTCTGCCTGGATATCAAGGTGCTCGACGAAAACATGGAAGTAATCGAACTGGCCGACGATGAGGACGACGAGGAAGAGATCGGCCGTCCGATGGCGGAAGCACCCGCAGTCGGCACCGACGAGGAGTTCAGCGCCGCTGGCTTTGGCATCAATGACGCCGAAGAGGGGGATACCGACCTGGATGCGTTTGACAGTGCGTCGGGCGCAGAGGACGATACCTTCGCCGATGAGGACAACTACGGCGACGGCGACTTTGATATGTAA
- a CDS encoding polysaccharide deacetylase family protein, whose amino-acid sequence MRKLWKFLFLPLCALFLVPSAAAADEAPIEGHLASQTFYVDSSQKSTHAYNIDGYNYVRLRDFGRMLDYSVTYDEDAGTVSISSSGTYEGDRDLPEDNWPETVTAAPTSQQVLVNDAPSDIQGYEIGGYNYFKLRDLARALDIQAIYDGAREAVELDKTAHYFERQGNTIILMYHAFCETEEEALLSPTLYTTPERFRENINDLLALGFEPLTLEQYYNGEADPDKKYFIVTIDDGYLNNYEIAYPLLQEMQLHADIFCVVQDLSGGRNSHFTYDQAREMEESGYVSIYSHNLLHERATSMPSAELSSMFSTAYHSLSQELKKKTLFLAYPYGDHNQETYQLAKRAGYKLQLVQGRQFAADDILVRMDMYYDTDINTLVQNAVYN is encoded by the coding sequence ATGAGAAAACTGTGGAAATTTCTTTTTCTGCCGCTGTGCGCCCTGTTTTTGGTCCCGTCTGCCGCTGCGGCCGATGAGGCGCCCATCGAAGGCCATCTGGCCAGCCAGACCTTTTATGTCGATTCATCCCAAAAATCGACGCACGCCTACAACATCGATGGCTATAATTATGTCCGCCTGCGCGATTTTGGCCGCATGCTCGACTACTCGGTCACCTACGACGAAGACGCCGGCACGGTTTCCATCTCGTCCTCGGGCACCTATGAGGGCGACCGCGACCTTCCCGAAGACAACTGGCCGGAAACGGTCACGGCAGCGCCCACCAGCCAGCAAGTGCTGGTCAACGATGCGCCGTCCGACATCCAGGGTTATGAGATCGGCGGCTACAACTACTTTAAGCTGCGCGACCTGGCTCGGGCGCTGGACATCCAGGCCATCTACGACGGTGCGCGCGAAGCGGTCGAACTGGATAAAACCGCCCATTACTTTGAGCGGCAGGGCAATACCATCATTCTGATGTATCACGCCTTCTGCGAAACCGAAGAAGAGGCGCTTTTAAGCCCCACCTTATATACCACGCCCGAGCGCTTCCGCGAGAACATCAACGATCTGCTCGCCCTGGGCTTTGAACCGCTGACCCTGGAGCAGTATTACAACGGCGAAGCCGACCCCGACAAGAAATATTTCATCGTCACCATTGACGACGGGTACTTAAACAATTACGAGATCGCCTATCCCCTGTTGCAGGAGATGCAGTTGCATGCTGATATTTTCTGCGTGGTGCAGGACCTGAGCGGCGGACGGAACAGCCATTTCACCTACGATCAAGCGCGTGAAATGGAGGAAAGCGGCTATGTGTCCATTTACAGCCACAACCTGCTGCACGAGCGCGCAACGTCCATGCCCAGCGCCGAACTGTCCAGCATGTTCAGCACCGCGTATCACAGCCTGTCGCAGGAACTGAAGAAAAAGACCCTCTTCTTGGCATATCCTTACGGCGACCACAACCAAGAAACCTATCAGCTGGCCAAGCGTGCCGGGTATAAGCTGCAGCTTGTGCAGGGCCGTCAGTTTGCCGCCGACGACATTCTGGTGCGCATGGATATGTATTACGATACCGACATCAACACGCTGGTTCAAAATGCGGTCTACAACTAA
- the moaA gene encoding GTP 3',8-cyclase MoaA, with the protein MEEKHPRRMARDMGAFGMTDRFGRAITYARLSLTEACNLRCRYCMPPGRASARPAMDDRQVEHLVQALAAMGVRKIRFTGGEPLVRPGVRPLLERVCRQPGIDWAITTNGTTLARDAEWLCRAGVTRVNISLDTLDAADYQALTGGNVQDARRGIEAALAAGFRQVRLNAVLVRGVSEGQIAVLADWTRDWPVDVRFIELMPMGTCQDWAKAHFLPARAVREALPELQETEQDAHAPAHYFRLPGAKGRVGLITPLSGHFCAACNRIRITFDGKLKPCLHSNEEIDLRPALDDPAALQELLRQGVQCKPERHHLCENQFIRRDMSQIGG; encoded by the coding sequence ATGGAGGAAAAACATCCGCGCCGCATGGCGCGGGATATGGGAGCTTTTGGTATGACCGATCGTTTCGGGCGCGCGATCACCTATGCGCGCCTTTCTTTGACCGAGGCCTGCAATCTGCGGTGCCGCTACTGCATGCCGCCCGGCCGCGCTTCCGCCCGTCCGGCGATGGACGACCGGCAGGTCGAGCATCTGGTGCAGGCGCTGGCAGCGATGGGGGTGCGTAAAATCCGGTTCACCGGCGGCGAACCGCTCGTGCGGCCGGGCGTGCGGCCCCTGCTCGAGCGGGTGTGCCGGCAGCCCGGCATCGACTGGGCCATCACCACCAACGGCACCACCCTTGCGCGGGATGCCGAATGGCTGTGCCGCGCCGGGGTCACGCGAGTCAATATCAGTTTGGATACGCTGGATGCAGCCGATTATCAGGCACTCACGGGCGGGAATGTACAGGACGCCCGGCGCGGAATAGAAGCGGCGCTCGCAGCCGGATTTCGGCAGGTGCGGCTCAACGCTGTGCTGGTGCGCGGGGTGAGCGAAGGACAGATTGCCGTTCTGGCCGACTGGACACGCGACTGGCCGGTCGATGTGCGGTTTATCGAACTGATGCCCATGGGCACCTGTCAGGACTGGGCCAAGGCGCATTTCCTGCCCGCCCGGGCGGTACGAGAGGCATTGCCCGAACTGCAGGAGACCGAGCAGGACGCCCACGCTCCGGCACATTATTTCCGCCTGCCGGGCGCCAAAGGCCGGGTGGGGCTGATTACGCCGCTGAGCGGCCATTTCTGCGCGGCCTGCAACCGCATCCGCATCACCTTTGACGGCAAACTCAAACCCTGTCTGCACTCCAACGAGGAAATCGATTTGCGGCCTGCGCTGGACGACCCGGCCGCGCTGCAAGAACTTCTGCGACAAGGCGTGCAGTGCAAACCGGAACGCCATCACCTGTGCGAAAACCAGTTCATCCGCCGTGACATGTCCCAGATCGGCGGATAA
- a CDS encoding ammonium transporter — MELANLATALNTGWVLLGAALVFFMQAGFAMVETGFTRAKNAGNIIMKNLMDFCLGTPIFWILGFGIMFGAASPFFGGFDFFTDGAVGEGYDWATLIFQTVFCATAATIVSGAMAERTKFSAYCVYSAVISAIIYPVSGHWIWGGGWLSELGFHDFAGSTAVHMVGGVAAFVGASILGPRIGKYTKDGKARAIPGHSLTLGALGVFILWFCWFGFNGASTVALADGAAETAARVFVTTNLAAAMATVTVMFITWARYKKPDVSMTLNGSLAGLVAITAGCDTVTPAGAAIIGIIAGLVVVFGIEFVDQKLKVDDPVGAVGVHGLCGATGTIMVGLFGYYEYGTNNVAPVGLFYGGGAHALLVQLLGMVCVIAWVAVTMTIVFQIIKHTMGLRVSREEEVMGLDKPEHGLASAYADFMPVPQVLGTKAGEREAKAAEGMPAPAEQAVPVTRVSTDNGASGIHKVVILAKQSRLEALKDTMNDIGVTGMTVTNVMGFGQQKGAAEYYRGAELDVTLLPKVKMEIVVTAIPVDTVVDAAKKALYTGHIGDGKIFVYDVVDVVKVRTGQSGYDALQD, encoded by the coding sequence ATGGAACTTGCAAATCTTGCAACTGCGCTCAATACGGGCTGGGTCCTGCTGGGCGCGGCGCTGGTGTTCTTCATGCAGGCCGGCTTTGCCATGGTCGAAACCGGCTTCACCCGCGCGAAGAACGCCGGCAACATCATTATGAAGAACCTGATGGACTTCTGCCTGGGCACGCCGATCTTCTGGATCCTGGGCTTTGGCATCATGTTCGGAGCCGCCAGCCCGTTTTTCGGCGGGTTTGATTTCTTCACCGACGGCGCCGTCGGCGAGGGCTACGACTGGGCGACGCTGATCTTCCAGACCGTGTTCTGCGCGACCGCGGCGACGATCGTATCGGGCGCCATGGCCGAGCGTACCAAGTTTTCGGCGTATTGTGTGTATTCTGCCGTGATTTCGGCGATTATTTACCCGGTTTCCGGGCACTGGATCTGGGGCGGCGGCTGGCTGAGTGAACTCGGCTTCCATGACTTTGCTGGTTCCACAGCGGTTCATATGGTCGGCGGCGTGGCGGCATTCGTCGGCGCTTCCATTCTGGGGCCGCGTATCGGCAAGTATACCAAGGACGGCAAGGCGCGTGCGATTCCGGGCCACTCTCTGACCCTGGGCGCACTCGGCGTATTCATCCTGTGGTTCTGCTGGTTTGGGTTTAACGGCGCTTCGACGGTCGCTTTGGCCGACGGCGCTGCCGAAACCGCAGCCCGTGTCTTTGTGACCACCAACCTCGCGGCTGCGATGGCGACCGTAACGGTTATGTTCATCACCTGGGCGCGGTATAAGAAGCCCGATGTTTCCATGACGCTCAACGGCTCTTTGGCCGGCCTGGTCGCCATTACGGCGGGCTGTGATACGGTCACACCGGCTGGCGCAGCCATCATCGGCATCATTGCCGGTCTGGTTGTTGTTTTTGGCATTGAATTTGTCGACCAGAAGCTCAAGGTCGATGACCCGGTTGGTGCGGTTGGCGTACATGGCTTGTGCGGTGCGACCGGTACCATCATGGTCGGCCTGTTCGGTTACTACGAATACGGCACCAACAATGTCGCACCCGTGGGCCTGTTCTACGGCGGCGGCGCCCATGCCCTGCTTGTGCAGCTTCTTGGTATGGTTTGCGTCATCGCCTGGGTTGCCGTTACCATGACCATTGTGTTCCAGATCATCAAGCACACCATGGGTCTGCGAGTTTCCCGCGAAGAAGAAGTCATGGGTCTGGATAAGCCTGAACACGGTTTGGCATCTGCTTACGCTGACTTTATGCCCGTGCCGCAGGTGCTGGGCACCAAGGCGGGCGAACGCGAAGCCAAGGCCGCCGAAGGCATGCCGGCGCCTGCCGAGCAGGCCGTACCGGTTACCCGCGTATCGACGGATAACGGCGCGAGCGGTATCCACAAGGTGGTCATCCTGGCCAAACAGTCCCGTCTGGAAGCACTCAAGGATACCATGAACGATATCGGTGTCACCGGTATGACGGTCACCAACGTTATGGGCTTTGGCCAGCAGAAGGGCGCAGCCGAATACTACCGCGGCGCCGAACTGGATGTCACCCTGCTGCCCAAGGTCAAGATGGAGATCGTCGTCACGGCTATCCCGGTCGATACGGTTGTGGATGCAGCCAAGAAGGCGCTGTACACCGGTCACATCGGCGACGGCAAGATCTTTGTTTACGACGTTGTGGACGTGGTCAAGGTCCGTACCGGCCAGAGCGGGTACGATGCCTTGCAGGACTAA